The DNA segment ATGCTTTTCCACCATCCACAAATTCTCGGCACTGACGAACGGCTTCAGAATCGCCGCCGCGATATCGGGATGGTTGAAGCTGCCAAGCGTATCGCCGATATCGTGCAGCAGCGCGCAGACCACGTATTCCTCATCCTGCCCGTCCCGGTGCGCGAGCGTCGCGGTCTGCAGCGAATGCGTGAGCCGGTCCACCGGAAAGCCGCCGCAATCGCCATCGAGCAGCCGCAGGTGCGCCAGCACGCGGTCCGGCAGCGCCCGCGCATACGGCATGAACTCGGCGGAAATGGCCGCCCAGTCCTCGCGGGTGCCGTGTTCCATATGGCTGAAGCTCGCGCGCGCAGGCGCATGGGTGTCGCTCATGCTGGGTCTCCTGTTGTGGGGGCGTGTGCGGGGGCCGCACATCCGCTCGTCATGTTGTGCGGGCATTGTGGCATCCGTAGCGGCGCTACACTGTCAAAAAGCTAACAATGTGCCGGCATATTGCAGCGCACCACCGTCCATGCTGATCCGTCCCTTCCGTCCTGAAGACGAACCCTGCGTCATTGACTTGTGGCAGGCCTACGGCCTGACCCGTCCGTGGAACGACCCGCGGCGCGATATCGCGCGCAAGCTCACCGAGCAACCCGAACTGTTCCTTGTCGGTGAAGCCGACGGGCAGCCCGTGGCCACTGCGATGGTGGGGTTCGACGGCCACCGCGGCTGGGTCTACTATGTGGCCGTACATCCCGAGCTGCAGGGCCGCGGCTACGGCCGCGTGCTGATGGCGCATGCCGAGCAGTTGCTGATCGAACGCGGCTGCCCCAAGATCAACCTGCTGGTGCGCACGGGCAACCGCGCGGTGATCGATTTCTACGGCAAGCTGGGCTACGCGCCCGACGAAGCGGTCAGCCTGGGCAAGCGGCTGATCCCGGATATCTAGCAGCAACAGACTGAGGATCAAGGAGACGACATGACGTTCCACGGAAGCTGCCACTGCGGCAACATTGCCTTCGAGGTCGAGGCCGAAAGCATCCCGAGCGTGATCCGCTGCAATTGCTCGATCTGCCGCCGGCGCGGCC comes from the Cupriavidus sp. P-10 genome and includes:
- a CDS encoding HD domain-containing protein gives rise to the protein MSDTHAPARASFSHMEHGTREDWAAISAEFMPYARALPDRVLAHLRLLDGDCGGFPVDRLTHSLQTATLAHRDGQDEEYVVCALLHDIGDTLGSFNHPDIAAAILKPFVSAENLWMVEKHGVFQGYYFFHHLGLDRNLREQYRNQPELFERTAEFCRKYDAAAFMTDYDTLPLSFFEPMVRRVLSQPKNSMYVKPGEKELAQP
- a CDS encoding GNAT family acetyltransferase; the encoded protein is MLIRPFRPEDEPCVIDLWQAYGLTRPWNDPRRDIARKLTEQPELFLVGEADGQPVATAMVGFDGHRGWVYYVAVHPELQGRGYGRVLMAHAEQLLIERGCPKINLLVRTGNRAVIDFYGKLGYAPDEAVSLGKRLIPDI